A genomic region of Roseateles amylovorans contains the following coding sequences:
- a CDS encoding SURF1 family protein: MAEPVRDLPQRPRRSTAFWALLSGAALLFAAFVALGCWQLQRLSWKEDLIARLDQRLAAPAELAPEGAKWEAINKADDEYRRLIVRGSFDHSRETLVGASTELGTGYWVITPLRTTHGNWVLINRGFVPAAFKTRASRSATEQQGEVELRGLLRLTEPGGSLLQRNDAQAGRWYSRDVQAIGRAQALEGPVAPYFVDESDDLAAGSSAAVAAAALGEPSTAKAASPADRWPRPGLTVIRFNNNHRSYALTWFAMALMTVGIAVIVWREDRRRRETGEPDRAADAD, from the coding sequence ATGGCCGAGCCCGTCCGGGACCTGCCGCAGCGGCCGCGCCGCAGCACCGCCTTCTGGGCGCTGCTGTCGGGCGCGGCCCTTTTGTTTGCGGCGTTCGTGGCGCTGGGCTGCTGGCAGCTTCAGCGCCTGTCATGGAAGGAAGACCTGATCGCCCGGCTCGATCAACGTCTGGCCGCGCCCGCCGAGCTCGCACCCGAAGGCGCGAAGTGGGAGGCGATCAACAAGGCGGACGACGAATACCGCCGCCTGATCGTGCGCGGCAGCTTCGACCATTCCCGCGAGACGCTGGTGGGCGCGAGCACCGAGCTGGGCACCGGCTACTGGGTGATCACGCCGCTGCGCACCACGCACGGCAACTGGGTGCTGATCAACCGCGGCTTCGTGCCGGCGGCGTTCAAGACCCGCGCCTCGCGCAGCGCCACCGAGCAGCAAGGCGAGGTCGAGCTCCGTGGCCTGCTGCGTCTGACCGAGCCCGGCGGCAGCCTGCTGCAGCGCAACGATGCGCAGGCCGGCCGTTGGTACTCCCGCGATGTGCAGGCGATCGGTCGCGCCCAGGCGCTGGAGGGGCCGGTCGCACCGTACTTCGTGGACGAGAGCGATGACCTGGCGGCCGGCTCGTCTGCAGCGGTTGCCGCAGCCGCCTTGGGTGAGCCATCGACCGCCAAAGCGGCGAGCCCGGCGGACCGTTGGCCGCGTCCGGGGCTCACCGTCATCCGCTTCAACAACAACCATCGCTCCTATGCGCTGACCTGGTTCGCGATGGCGCTGATGACCGTGGGGATCGCGGTGATCGTGTGGCGCGAGGATCGGCGCCGTCGCGAGACCGGGGAGCCGGACCGTGCCGCTGACGCCGACTGA
- the cyoD gene encoding cytochrome o ubiquinol oxidase subunit IV, producing MSEHNNQHDQGHHGHDDHHDDHDDVGYHATVKGYVIGFILSVVLTAIPFWLVMAKIIPSSTTTGLVLLGFAAVQIVVHMVYFLHMNSKVEGGWSMLSLIFTIAVVVIMLAGSIWVMYHLNANMMPVHDMRNMP from the coding sequence ATGAGCGAGCACAACAACCAACACGACCAAGGCCACCATGGCCATGACGACCACCACGACGACCATGACGACGTGGGCTATCACGCCACCGTCAAGGGTTACGTGATCGGTTTCATCCTGTCGGTGGTGCTGACCGCCATCCCGTTCTGGCTGGTGATGGCCAAGATCATCCCGTCGTCGACGACCACCGGCCTCGTGCTGCTGGGCTTCGCCGCCGTGCAGATCGTGGTCCACATGGTGTACTTCCTGCACATGAACTCGAAGGTGGAAGGCGGCTGGTCGATGCTGTCGCTGATCTTCACCATCGCCGTCGTCGTCATCATGCTGGCCGGTTCGATCTGGGTGATGTATCACCTGAACGCCAACATGATGCCGGTCCACGACATGCGCAACATGCCCTGA
- the cyoC gene encoding cytochrome o ubiquinol oxidase subunit III, which translates to MTNNTGAPVFYDNGDHHPQHGTLLGFWIYLMSDCLIFAVLFATYAVLGRSYAAGPSGADLFDLPLVAINTGFLLLSSITYGFAMLKMLANKKAGTLGWLAVTGLLGLCFLAVELYEFAHLIHEGAGPQRSAFLSSFFTLVGTHGLHVTFGCIWLVTLMVQVSKLGLTKENKRRLICLSMFWHFLDVIWIGVFTFVYLMGVLP; encoded by the coding sequence ATGACGAACAACACCGGTGCGCCGGTGTTCTACGACAACGGCGACCACCATCCGCAGCACGGCACGCTTCTCGGGTTCTGGATCTACCTGATGAGCGACTGCCTGATCTTCGCGGTGCTGTTCGCGACGTATGCGGTCCTGGGCCGCAGCTACGCGGCCGGGCCGTCGGGCGCCGATCTCTTCGACCTGCCGCTGGTGGCGATCAACACCGGCTTCCTGCTGCTCTCATCCATCACCTATGGCTTTGCCATGCTGAAGATGCTGGCCAACAAGAAGGCCGGCACGCTGGGCTGGCTGGCGGTGACCGGCCTGCTGGGCCTGTGCTTCCTGGCGGTGGAACTCTATGAGTTCGCCCACCTGATCCATGAAGGCGCCGGCCCGCAGCGCAGCGCATTCCTGTCGTCCTTCTTCACGCTGGTCGGCACCCACGGCCTGCACGTCACCTTCGGCTGCATCTGGCTGGTGACGTTGATGGTGCAGGTGAGCAAGCTGGGCCTGACCAAGGAAAACAAGCGTCGCCTGATCTGCCTGTCGATGTTCTGGCACTTCCTGGACGTGATCTGGATCGGCGTCTTCACCTTCGTTTATCTGATGGGAGTGCTGCCATGA
- the cyoB gene encoding cytochrome o ubiquinol oxidase subunit I, producing MIDAQKLIFGRLSLEAIPLHEPILLGTFAAVILGGLFVLAMMTKFRLWGPFWRDWVTSIDHKRIGIMYIVLGLVMLLRGFADALMMRGQQAIAFGDQLGFLPPHHYDQVFTAHGVIMIFFVAMPLITGFMNYVVPLQIGARDVAFPFLNNFSFWMTTGGAVLVMMSLFVGEFARTGWLAYPPLSGLLASPGVGVDYYIWSLQVAGVGTTLSGINLIATIIKMRAPGMTMMKMPVFTWTSLCSNILIVASFPILTAALALLSLDRYAGTNFFTTDLGGNAMMYVNLIWIWGHPEVYILVLPAFGIFSEVVSTFSRKKLFGYASMVYATVVITILSYLVWLHHFFTMGSGASVNSFFGITTMIISIPTGAKIFNWLFTMYRGRIEFEVPMYWTIGFMVTFVIGGMTGVLLAVPPADFVLHNSLFLIAHFHNVIIGGVLFGLLAGITFWFPKAFGYKLDPFWGKCSFWFWQIGFFVAFMPLYVLGLMGVTRRMSHFDDPSLQIWFQIAALGALLIAAGIGCFLIQLVVSFLKREQLRDVTGDPWGGRTLEWSTSSPPPQYNFAFTPVVHDHDAWYDMKQRGHQRPVSGFKSIHMPKNTSAGVILAGLSTLFGFALIWHMWLVAGVAFAVTVIAAIVHTFNYKRDYYIQADEVTRTEDARTQVLAARA from the coding sequence ATGATTGACGCTCAAAAGCTCATCTTCGGGCGCCTCAGCCTTGAGGCGATCCCACTTCACGAGCCGATCCTGCTCGGCACCTTCGCTGCCGTGATCCTGGGCGGCCTCTTCGTCCTCGCGATGATGACGAAGTTCCGCCTCTGGGGCCCGTTCTGGCGTGACTGGGTGACCAGCATCGACCACAAGCGCATCGGCATCATGTACATCGTGCTGGGCCTGGTGATGCTGCTTCGCGGCTTCGCCGACGCGCTGATGATGCGCGGCCAGCAGGCCATCGCCTTTGGCGACCAGCTCGGCTTCCTGCCGCCCCATCACTACGACCAGGTCTTCACCGCCCACGGCGTGATCATGATCTTCTTCGTGGCGATGCCGCTGATCACCGGCTTCATGAACTACGTGGTGCCGCTGCAGATCGGCGCGCGCGACGTGGCCTTCCCCTTCCTGAACAACTTCAGCTTCTGGATGACCACCGGCGGTGCCGTGCTGGTCATGATGTCGCTGTTCGTGGGCGAGTTCGCACGCACCGGCTGGCTGGCGTATCCGCCGCTGTCGGGCCTGCTGGCCAGTCCGGGGGTGGGTGTCGATTACTACATCTGGTCGCTGCAGGTGGCCGGTGTGGGCACGACGCTGTCGGGCATCAACCTGATCGCCACCATCATCAAGATGCGCGCGCCGGGCATGACCATGATGAAGATGCCGGTCTTCACCTGGACCTCGCTGTGCTCGAACATCCTGATCGTGGCCTCGTTCCCGATCCTGACTGCGGCGCTGGCGCTGCTGTCGCTGGACCGTTATGCGGGCACCAACTTCTTCACGACGGACCTCGGCGGCAACGCCATGATGTACGTCAACCTGATCTGGATCTGGGGTCACCCGGAGGTCTACATCCTGGTGCTGCCGGCCTTCGGCATCTTCTCTGAAGTCGTCTCGACCTTCAGCCGCAAGAAGCTGTTCGGCTATGCCTCGATGGTCTATGCGACGGTGGTCATCACCATCCTGTCCTACCTGGTCTGGCTGCACCACTTCTTCACCATGGGCTCCGGCGCCAGTGTGAATTCGTTCTTCGGCATCACGACGATGATCATCTCGATCCCGACGGGCGCGAAGATCTTCAACTGGCTGTTCACGATGTACCGCGGCCGGATCGAGTTCGAAGTGCCGATGTACTGGACGATCGGCTTCATGGTCACCTTCGTGATCGGTGGCATGACCGGTGTGCTGCTGGCGGTGCCGCCGGCGGACTTCGTGCTGCACAACTCGCTGTTCCTGATTGCCCACTTCCACAACGTGATCATCGGCGGCGTGCTGTTCGGCCTGCTGGCGGGCATCACCTTCTGGTTCCCGAAGGCCTTCGGCTACAAGCTGGATCCGTTCTGGGGCAAGTGCTCGTTCTGGTTCTGGCAGATCGGCTTCTTCGTGGCCTTCATGCCGCTGTATGTGCTGGGCCTGATGGGCGTGACCCGCCGCATGAGCCACTTCGACGATCCGTCGCTGCAGATCTGGTTCCAGATCGCCGCCCTGGGTGCGCTGCTGATCGCCGCAGGCATCGGCTGCTTCCTGATCCAACTGGTGGTGAGCTTCCTCAAGCGCGAGCAACTGCGCGACGTGACCGGCGACCCTTGGGGTGGCCGCACGCTGGAGTGGTCGACCTCGTCGCCCCCGCCGCAGTACAACTTCGCCTTCACCCCGGTGGTGCACGACCATGACGCCTGGTATGACATGAAGCAGCGGGGCCATCAGCGCCCGGTGAGCGGCTTCAAGTCGATCCACATGCCCAAGAACACGTCCGCGGGCGTGATCCTGGCGGGCCTGTCCACGCTGTTCGGCTTCGCGCTGATCTGGCACATGTGGCTGGTGGCCGGCGTGGCCTTCGCGGTGACGGTGATCGCCGCGATCGTCCACACCTTCAACTACAAGCGCGATTACTACATCCAGGCGGATGAAGTGACCCGCACGGAGGATGCCCGCACCCAGGTGCTGGCCGCCCGGGCCTGA
- the cyoA gene encoding ubiquinol oxidase subunit II has product MYLKASLKTSLARLGLLSLALPLTACDLVVMKPSGDIANQQAQLIVASTLLMLLIIVPVIILTLVFAFRYRASNPKATYSPDWDHSTRLELIIWGAPLLIIIALGAMTWISTHKLDPYRPLERLDAQRPIPAGTQPLLVEVVALDWKWLFIYPEQGIATVNELAAPVDRPIHFKISSSTVMNAFYVPAMAGMIYAMPGMQSQLNAVINKPGVYDGFSANFSGDGFSHMRFKFHGLSNDEFAAWVDRNKADGVQLTREAYLDLEKPSERQPVRRFSTVAPGLFDAVVNRCVDGSKMCMGQMMAIDALGGGGKGSIDGLASKPWSNEQKRIFVAALCTPDNAGQYAAQWASTRPTN; this is encoded by the coding sequence ATGTACCTCAAAGCATCACTAAAAACAAGCCTGGCCCGCCTCGGCCTGCTGTCGTTGGCCCTGCCACTGACCGCCTGTGACCTGGTGGTGATGAAACCTTCGGGTGACATCGCCAACCAACAGGCACAGCTCATCGTCGCCTCCACCTTGCTGATGTTGCTGATCATCGTCCCGGTGATCATCCTCACGCTGGTGTTTGCGTTCCGCTACCGTGCGTCCAACCCGAAAGCCACCTATTCGCCGGACTGGGATCACTCGACCCGCCTGGAGCTGATCATCTGGGGCGCGCCCTTGCTGATCATCATCGCGCTGGGTGCGATGACCTGGATCAGCACCCACAAGCTGGACCCGTACCGTCCGCTGGAACGCCTGGACGCCCAACGCCCGATCCCGGCCGGCACCCAGCCGCTGCTGGTCGAGGTGGTGGCGCTGGACTGGAAGTGGCTGTTCATCTATCCGGAGCAAGGCATTGCCACGGTCAATGAGCTGGCAGCGCCGGTGGATCGGCCGATCCACTTCAAGATCAGCTCGTCGACGGTGATGAACGCCTTCTACGTGCCCGCCATGGCCGGCATGATCTACGCGATGCCCGGCATGCAGAGCCAGCTGAATGCGGTGATCAACAAGCCGGGCGTGTATGACGGCTTCTCCGCCAACTTCAGCGGCGACGGCTTCTCGCACATGCGCTTCAAGTTCCACGGTCTGAGCAACGACGAGTTCGCCGCCTGGGTCGACCGCAACAAGGCCGACGGCGTGCAACTGACCCGCGAGGCCTATCTGGACCTGGAAAAGCCCAGCGAGCGTCAGCCGGTGCGTCGTTTCTCGACGGTGGCCCCGGGCCTGTTCGATGCGGTGGTCAACCGCTGCGTCGACGGCAGCAAGATGTGCATGGGCCAGATGATGGCCATCGATGCCCTGGGCGGCGGCGGCAAGGGCTCGATCGACGGCCTGGCCAGCAAGCCCTGGAGCAATGAACAGAAGCGGATCTTCGTGGCCGCCCTGTGCACGCCCGACAACGCGGGCCAGTACGCAGCGCAATGGGCCTCCACCCGTCCCACGAACTGA
- a CDS encoding MFS transporter has protein sequence MNTTTISTVGQPLPKGTGMATQAEQDAIAPGDIAVGVVIGRASEYFDFFVYGIASVLVFPAIFFPHLERLEGTLWSFALLALAFVVRPIGTLVGMELQRRFGRGVKLTVALFLLGISTCTIAVIPSYNSWGTWAITALALCRIGQGLALGGSWDGLPSLLALNAPEGKRGWYAMLGQLGAPIGFLIACSLFAYLWGSLNSIDFLSWGWRFPFFAAFALNVVALFARLRLVVTHEYEKNLEEHELDPCDTRELFAKQGFNIFLGAFASLASYALFHIVTVFPLSWVLLYPDQSIGQFLTVQIIGALLAAGAMPLSGLLADRIGRRSTLGSLATAIGVFSLFTPILLDSGSVGQNIFILVGFVLLGLSYGQAAGAVTSNFLPHFRYTGAALTADLSWLFGAAFAPLVALGLSVKFGLWAVTVYLLSGAACTLIALRTNRAMQLKDRD, from the coding sequence ATGAACACCACCACCATTTCCACCGTCGGACAACCGCTTCCCAAGGGGACAGGCATGGCCACCCAGGCAGAGCAGGACGCGATCGCGCCCGGTGACATCGCCGTGGGCGTCGTGATCGGTCGGGCGTCGGAGTACTTTGACTTCTTCGTCTACGGCATCGCGTCGGTCCTGGTCTTTCCCGCCATCTTCTTCCCTCACCTGGAGCGGCTGGAGGGCACGCTCTGGTCGTTTGCGCTGCTCGCCCTGGCCTTCGTGGTCCGGCCGATCGGCACCCTGGTCGGGATGGAACTGCAGCGCCGCTTCGGCCGGGGCGTGAAGCTGACGGTCGCGCTCTTCCTGCTGGGCATTTCCACCTGCACGATCGCGGTCATCCCCAGCTACAACTCATGGGGCACATGGGCGATTACCGCGCTGGCGCTGTGCCGCATCGGCCAAGGCCTGGCGCTGGGCGGCTCCTGGGACGGCCTGCCGTCGCTGCTGGCGCTGAACGCACCGGAAGGCAAGCGCGGCTGGTACGCCATGCTCGGACAGCTCGGCGCGCCGATCGGATTCCTGATCGCGTGCAGCCTGTTCGCCTATCTGTGGGGCAGCCTGAACTCGATCGACTTCCTGAGCTGGGGCTGGCGCTTCCCGTTCTTCGCCGCCTTCGCGCTGAACGTGGTGGCGCTGTTCGCCCGGCTGCGCCTGGTGGTGACCCACGAGTATGAGAAGAACCTCGAGGAGCACGAACTCGATCCCTGCGACACCCGTGAACTTTTTGCCAAGCAGGGCTTCAATATCTTCCTGGGCGCGTTCGCCTCGCTGGCCAGCTATGCGCTGTTCCACATCGTGACGGTGTTCCCGCTGTCCTGGGTGCTGCTGTATCCGGACCAGTCGATCGGCCAGTTTCTGACGGTGCAGATCATCGGCGCGCTGCTCGCGGCGGGTGCGATGCCGCTCTCGGGCCTGCTGGCTGACCGCATCGGCCGCCGCAGCACGCTGGGCAGCCTGGCCACCGCCATCGGCGTGTTCAGCCTGTTCACGCCCATCCTGCTGGACAGCGGCAGCGTGGGTCAAAACATCTTCATCCTGGTCGGCTTCGTGCTGCTGGGGCTGTCCTACGGCCAGGCGGCCGGGGCGGTCACCTCGAACTTCCTGCCGCACTTTCGCTACACCGGTGCGGCGCTGACCGCCGACCTCTCCTGGCTGTTCGGTGCGGCCTTCGCGCCATTGGTGGCCCTGGGGCTGTCGGTCAAGTTCGGACTCTGGGCGGTCACCGTCTACCTGCTCTCCGGCGCCGCCTGCACGTTGATTGCGCTGCGCACCAACCGCGCCATGCAGTTGAAGGACCGCGACTGA
- a CDS encoding MarR family winged helix-turn-helix transcriptional regulator: MSSDNTPRSMSRSARETALLRIGASLPILERAYRATANQAVAHVGVSQTMAWPLVMIGRQGDGLRPGALADLLGIEGPSLTRTLDQLVEAGFIERREDPADRRAKTLHLTGTGVAACEQIEATLRDLRNEVYAGIADADLEACLRVFTALQQRLGCPQPIVPPRRK; the protein is encoded by the coding sequence ATGAGCTCCGACAACACCCCACGATCAATGTCCCGCTCCGCCCGCGAGACGGCGCTGCTGCGCATCGGCGCCAGCCTGCCCATCCTGGAGCGCGCCTACCGCGCCACGGCCAATCAGGCGGTGGCGCATGTGGGTGTGTCCCAGACCATGGCCTGGCCGCTGGTGATGATCGGCCGTCAAGGCGATGGGCTGCGGCCGGGCGCGCTGGCGGATCTGTTGGGGATCGAGGGCCCGTCCCTCACCCGGACGCTGGATCAACTGGTCGAGGCCGGCTTCATCGAGCGCCGCGAAGACCCGGCCGATCGGCGCGCCAAGACGCTGCACCTCACCGGCACCGGCGTCGCCGCCTGCGAGCAGATCGAGGCCACCCTGCGCGATCTGCGCAACGAGGTCTACGCCGGCATTGCCGACGCGGACCTGGAAGCCTGCCTGCGCGTGTTCACCGCGCTGCAGCAGCGCCTGGGCTGTCCGCAACCCATCGTGCCGCCGAGGCGCAAGTGA
- a CDS encoding FUSC family protein, with translation MPAFLTPGFSRAEWLFSVKAFAAAMLAVFLASWAGQPRPFWALMTAYVVAHPLAGAVRSKGLFRFIGTLVGSVAAVLLVPRFANAPELLSLALALWVAGCLSLSLLDRTPRAYAFMLAGYTAALIGFPSVDTPLQIFDTAIARVEEIGLGILSATLVHSLVWPNSLAGSVLGLLDRTLGDTRSWLSDIAARRDGGADRRRVAGDITQLRLLSIHIPFDTSHLRWTADAVHAMQDRIAALTPLLAGVEDRLQTIEAHEGHLPAEVVAVLARLGPWLALPPAEAAAAMPALRADLARWTGDAEATARSVASDASDASDASVPSLAFDASDALDPPVAPEASHLNRAAWSRLLRTALAERLDLLLDGWLHCVQLRADIDLGLSGAPMPSRPAPALSGPKLHRDTGMALWSGAAALTAILVCCAFWILTGWPMGSAAAMMAAIFCCFFAAMDDPVPAINGFLKWTVLSMPVGALYVLVLLPLVQDMWTLMAVCAPVFLLVGAYVGRPATLGSALPFLFGVIGTLAMHDTSQADLPSFLNSMLGQLAGVFVAARVTRLMRSVGADWSARRIQRTTWRELEALARLPRSAGRSQAYLLRMLDRISLLAPRVAQSGGSIPGVPTDDALQDLRLGADLVALQAVRHQLPSVPVQPVLDTLSAWLRSRIDGQIDPAPPALLERVDAALGRLVASASTEVPMSASVSAAVSALLGLRRTLFPSAPAPTSVLDADSAADSDSVSEVDPHAFELAAGGGDAPVPAPDHATTERRVDIADKVEADADLAVIASADPSAETDLTDRAGPTAGADHAAIDQMGTRSAAEEEAVMDADADVDAELDADADADADSSIEPGPGVAAAFTQRADLTAAPVTTHPPSRIEPASTTSPMPTNKEPRT, from the coding sequence CTGCCGGCGTTCCTGACTCCGGGCTTCAGCCGTGCGGAATGGCTGTTCTCGGTCAAGGCGTTCGCGGCGGCCATGCTGGCCGTCTTTCTGGCCAGTTGGGCCGGTCAACCGCGGCCGTTCTGGGCGCTGATGACGGCCTATGTGGTGGCTCATCCGCTCGCCGGTGCGGTGCGGTCGAAGGGCCTGTTCCGCTTCATCGGCACGCTGGTGGGCAGTGTGGCGGCGGTGCTGCTGGTGCCGCGCTTCGCGAATGCGCCGGAGTTGCTCAGCCTGGCGCTGGCCCTCTGGGTGGCCGGCTGCTTGAGCCTGTCCTTGCTGGACCGCACGCCGCGGGCCTATGCCTTCATGCTGGCCGGGTACACCGCGGCGCTGATCGGGTTTCCGTCGGTCGACACGCCGCTGCAGATCTTTGACACCGCCATCGCACGGGTCGAGGAAATCGGCCTGGGCATTCTCTCGGCCACCCTGGTCCACAGCCTGGTGTGGCCGAACAGCCTCGCCGGGTCGGTGCTGGGGCTGCTGGACCGGACGCTGGGCGACACCCGCAGCTGGCTGAGCGACATCGCCGCCCGACGAGACGGCGGGGCCGACCGCCGCCGCGTGGCCGGTGACATCACCCAGCTTCGCCTGCTGTCGATCCACATTCCGTTCGACACCAGCCACCTGCGCTGGACCGCCGACGCGGTGCATGCGATGCAAGACCGCATTGCGGCCCTGACACCGCTGCTGGCCGGCGTGGAGGATCGACTGCAGACCATCGAAGCGCATGAGGGCCATCTGCCGGCGGAGGTGGTGGCCGTGCTGGCGCGGCTCGGACCCTGGCTGGCCCTGCCGCCCGCCGAGGCCGCCGCCGCCATGCCCGCGTTGCGCGCCGACCTGGCCCGGTGGACCGGCGACGCGGAGGCGACCGCCAGGTCCGTCGCCTCCGATGCATCCGATGCATCCGATGCATCCGTTCCATCCCTTGCATTCGACGCATCCGATGCGCTCGACCCGCCTGTTGCGCCCGAGGCCTCGCATCTGAACCGCGCGGCCTGGTCGCGCCTGCTGCGCACCGCCCTGGCGGAACGGCTGGACCTGTTGCTGGACGGCTGGCTGCACTGCGTGCAGCTGCGCGCCGACATCGACCTGGGCCTGAGCGGCGCACCGATGCCCTCGCGTCCCGCGCCCGCGCTCAGCGGCCCCAAGCTGCACCGGGACACCGGCATGGCGCTGTGGTCCGGCGCCGCGGCGCTGACCGCGATCCTGGTTTGCTGCGCCTTCTGGATCCTGACCGGCTGGCCCATGGGATCGGCCGCCGCGATGATGGCGGCGATCTTCTGCTGCTTCTTCGCGGCGATGGATGACCCGGTCCCGGCGATCAACGGCTTCCTCAAATGGACCGTGCTGTCGATGCCGGTCGGCGCGCTCTATGTGCTGGTGCTGTTGCCGCTGGTGCAGGACATGTGGACGCTGATGGCGGTCTGCGCGCCGGTGTTCCTGCTCGTCGGCGCCTATGTGGGCCGACCGGCGACGCTGGGGTCGGCGCTGCCGTTCCTGTTCGGGGTGATCGGCACGCTGGCCATGCACGACACCTCGCAGGCCGACCTGCCCTCCTTCCTGAACTCGATGCTGGGCCAGTTGGCCGGCGTGTTCGTGGCGGCGCGGGTGACGCGGCTGATGCGTTCGGTGGGCGCGGACTGGAGCGCGCGTCGCATCCAGCGCACCACCTGGCGAGAACTCGAAGCACTCGCCCGCCTGCCCCGCTCCGCCGGCCGCAGTCAGGCCTACCTGCTGCGCATGCTGGATCGCATTTCGCTGCTGGCGCCACGTGTGGCGCAATCCGGCGGGTCCATTCCCGGCGTGCCCACTGACGACGCGCTGCAGGACCTGCGTCTGGGCGCCGACCTGGTTGCGCTGCAGGCCGTCCGCCACCAATTGCCGTCGGTCCCGGTACAGCCCGTGCTCGACACCCTGTCGGCCTGGCTGCGCAGCCGCATCGACGGCCAGATCGATCCCGCCCCGCCCGCGTTGCTTGAACGCGTGGATGCGGCGCTGGGCCGGCTGGTCGCGTCCGCGTCAACCGAAGTGCCGATGTCGGCGAGCGTCAGCGCCGCCGTCAGCGCGCTGCTGGGATTGCGTCGCACGTTGTTCCCCTCGGCACCGGCACCGACGTCTGTGCTGGACGCGGATTCGGCGGCGGATTCGGATTCGGTTTCGGAGGTGGATCCGCACGCATTCGAATTGGCGGCTGGCGGCGGCGATGCGCCTGTCCCCGCCCCCGATCACGCCACGACAGAGCGGCGCGTCGACATCGCCGACAAGGTCGAGGCGGACGCCGATCTCGCCGTCATCGCGAGCGCGGACCCTAGCGCCGAGACAGACCTTACCGACCGGGCCGGTCCCACCGCAGGCGCTGACCATGCCGCCATCGATCAGATGGGCACTCGCAGCGCAGCGGAGGAAGAGGCGGTCATGGATGCCGACGCGGACGTCGATGCTGAGCTCGACGCCGACGCCGATGCCGATGCCGACAGCAGCATCGAACCCGGGCCGGGCGTTGCGGCCGCATTCACCCAACGGGCCGACCTGACGGCCGCGCCGGTGACCACCCACCCGCCGTCGCGCATCGAGCCCGCATCGACAACGTCTCCGATGCCCACCAACAAGGAGCCCCGGACATGA
- a CDS encoding DUF1656 domain-containing protein has translation MTGAVDFFGLYLPWLMPLAGAALLALGLVRRVLAWGGAYRWIWHPALFDLALYVLLLWGMSALSMRVLHPG, from the coding sequence ATGACCGGCGCAGTGGATTTCTTCGGGCTGTACCTGCCCTGGCTGATGCCCCTGGCCGGCGCTGCGCTGCTGGCGCTGGGTCTGGTCCGTCGAGTGTTGGCATGGGGCGGCGCTTATCGCTGGATCTGGCATCCGGCGCTGTTCGACCTGGCGCTGTACGTGCTGCTGCTGTGGGGCATGAGCGCGCTGTCGATGCGGGTGCTGCATCCGGGTTGA